The following nucleotide sequence is from Bacteroidota bacterium.
CGCCTGAACCCGATATCCGGCCTAGCATAGGCGTTTGTTTGGCTCCAGTATAATTGGCTACATTATATTGCACATACACCAGCAACTCGGTTAAGGTAATAATACCATCTTTCGTATAATCAGCCGTCTGATTTGTAAGTCCCATTATCAGAAAATAGGTAAACACGCTTTGTTCAATTGTATGGTACATTTTTGCCACCTGGTCATTCATGCCGGCGGTGAGGATATGCGTACCTTCTTTGGTGGCAACCGTTTTGATTGCACCACCAGTAGCACTTTTATCAATTACGCCAAGTCCTGAAAAACAAGCATCGAGTATTAGCAATACGTGTTTGGTATTATTCTTTGAACCCTCAATTAATTCTTCGATTGCTGATATGGAAAGGCAGTCATCGGGTTTCATCTGAGAACAATCGGAGGTTACCAGATATCCTTTCGATGGATTGATGTTATCTACGATGCCATGTGAGGAAATATAAATTACAACACGGTCATTTTTTCCGGCAGACGAGAGTGTTTTTCGAATAGCAGCGAGAATATCGGAACGACTATCAGAAGATGGTTTTTCTATACTAAACTTCTGAGCCCTCAGTGTTTTCTCCAGGTTGCTTATATCGTTTTTGGTGTATGGCAATGCCCCCAGCGTAGGATCTGAAAAGGTTTCTACGCCAATTAAAAGGGCTACACTCTTATCGTACACATTGGCAATTACCTCAGCAGAGGAGGCAGACACTCTTCTGATATCGCCCTTATCGATATATTCCACGCCTGGTTCAGCTATGGGAGCGACATAGGCTTCTGGGGAAGCTACCATCGGGGTGCTTAAAAAGAAATTGTACTGTACCACAGGGGTTGTTTTTATTTCCTGATTTTCCAGGTAGCGGCACTCAAGCATAAACTGATGGCTTCCGGCCGGAATAAAAAAATAGCTTACCTCCAACTCAGATGTCCATGGCGACCAGTCATTGTCGATGGGAAATAGTTTGTATCGAAACAAAATATCCTTTCTGCCCTCCATATTTCTTGCAAACCACGATAATGCTAGGGGTTTAGGACTTACCCCACCCTGAAACTGTCCGTTTCCGGCAGGCATCTCATTATTTACTCTTAAGTATACTTTTAAACTATTGTCAGTATCTATTGTATTGGAATGAATATTAAACATACAAAGAGTGGCAAAGGAATAAGAATATTGAGTAGCATGTGTTTCTATTTCTTTAATGGCTTGCTGATTGAGCTGTATGTTTATATCGCTGAGTTTAACGCCTAACACAAAAGGCCTAAACAAACCAATGCGGTTATACTCCAGCCGAAAAGTGCCGGTTCGCGAGGGTAAGATCAATTCCATTTCGTGATTAAATTGATAGTCGATCCTGGCTTCTTTATAATCCCTGGCTAACTTAATGGCATAGTATGGAGGTACTTTCAAGTGCTTAAGTGTATTCCCGTCAGGATCTATCCTTCCATCAGGATTTTGGATTTGCAAAGAGTGCTGAAATTGTTTTATAGCTTCGATGAGGCTTTGGCTTACCTCGGCATCCTGAGGCCCCTTGTAATAAGACAAGGCACTTAGCGCACTTTGAATGGTTAACACATCTTTCTTATTGTTTACGGCATTCAAACCTACACTCGCGTCAATAGCTACTATCTGGGTAATCCGAAAAACATAATACTCAAATTCATCTTCGGTACCTGAATAAGAATAATCGTGGGCATTAAACCCAAGTAATACTTTTTCGCCAGGTAAAAATGAACTTCCGCAAGGGTAACCATTCATGCTAAAGGTCGAAGGGTCAATATCAATGCCACCTGCCAGTATGGAGGCAGCAAGAAGTAAAGAAAACAATAAAATTGTGGTTCGATTCCTGACTTTCAGAAACAGATCGTTGATTTGGGGGAATGATTGCATAGGATGTAAAGGTTTGTTGAGGTAAACGAAATTTAATCAATATTTCATCCTAATAAAATTAGTTTATAAGGTATGATGCAACACCCAGGTTGCTGATTTCATAATAAATGTGTGTTGCATTTGCAAAACATGGGTGTTTCATAATCGATTGTATTAATTCTACTTTAACAGATTTACAATTTTGAATATGAGTAATTTATATCACGCTGTCGTTTTAAATGCCGGTCATAAATTCTATCAATCATTTGTTCTTCGGTCATCTGTTTATAAAGTTTAAAAGTGATAAATTCTTTAATATCACGAGCCGATAGTAAAGGTAAATCATCAAAGCAATGCAATTTTTCTTTTAAAATAAATGACGAGACCAAAAAGTTTAATGCAACCTGGTGTTGCCATGCAAGCCATTTTCGTGTCTGAAACTGGTCTAGCCCGAGTATCTGTTTTGATTCTTTTATGCAATGTTCTACAAAGTACCGTTGTGCTTGCATATAGGCTATAGCTTTCTTAGTGTATTGTTCAAGATTAGCATTGGTAAAAGAATATTTTATTTCGTCCTTGCCTTCTTTGGTTTTCGTTTTACGGATAACCAGTAACCTTTGCTCTACTTGCATTTTACTGTTATTGATTATCCAAAGCTTTATAAAATGATAGTCAGCTACAAGAACTCCTTTGGCTGTATTACGAACACTAATACGCTGCCAATTTTCGTCATTTAAAGTCTGTAAATATTTTGATACACTTAATTCGTCTGTAGTTGCTTTTAATTTCTTGGGTTCACGACCCTTATTGCTTTTTCGCTCGGGAATAGCCAAGTCAGGACGTTCCAAATATATTTTTTGGTCTTTATGGATATCCAGCATGTACAGATAACCAAGCAAATCTATGCTGCTGGCAAAATCCACATCGTTACCATAATAACCATCGCCTCCAATAAAATCGAAGATGATGCCATTGGTTACTTGCTGGCGAATAATTTCTAATGCCAGTTCGAGCTTAGTTTTAAATGTTCGGTGCTTTACAGGAACGCCTGCTTTTTCGCATCTTGTCTTGTCGTCACACCAAGCCTTGGGAAGGTATAGTCGGGCATCAACCATTGATGCAAAATCCCCATTACTTAAACAAGCAAATACCGCAACCTGACTATTTGATAGTTTCCCTACATTCCCACAATATTGATGTCCAACGCCTACGCTATGGTCGCCTTTTTTTACCCAACCACTTTCATCAATAATCAATCCTGTAAGTTTTCTTTTGGGTAAAACCTGGCTTACTTCCTGGGCTACTTGATTTATCAAAACTCGATGATCCCAGTTAGACTCAGTTATAAAGTGCTGCATTTGATGGTAGTTAGCTCCCAAATCTTCGCTTATTCTTTCAATATTGCGCATCTGACTTTGTATTATTCCTAATGAATATTGCTGTGCTTTGTCAAAGAACTTCTTTGTTGAATTACAAAATACATGCTGATAATCATTAAGGTGAACACTAACTCGCTCTATTACAGAGGTCAGTGTTTTCCATATCGATTATTATTTTTACGTTGTATTAAACATTTTTCGGAACGATAAGCCTGTTTTTCTGTGCATTGAAGATACTGAATTTCCTTGAAATATCAATGTTTACAAGGGTTTTGTTTAATCTGTTAAAGTAGAATTAAGTAATTGATCATAATACTGCTATGAGGGTTAAAGAAGAATCCTCTTTATTTGTAGCGATACAGTCCCCTCGGCTTTTTTTCAAAGTTAAGCAATCATTGTATCGATGTCAATGCCAGGGTTAAGTGTAAAAGGTAGTTTTGTTGCTCCTTTTTTATTGTAATGGCAAAACGCAAGCAAATCGAATATCTACCTTAACCATGCATTTCCAAAGACAATATACACCGCAAAATCGTCCTGGCTCATAGCCACATCTACACCCATTTTAGCACCCAATTTCCGCATAAGTAAATAGCGGAATCCCATTCCAAGGGTATGCACGCTTTTCCCATTTTCAAATTCACTGTAACTTGAAAAAGCATTCCCCATGCCTGTAAAACCTACCAGATCCCATCTTTTGTAGAAATTCCAGTTTACCTCTGTTTCGAAAAGTGTTACGGCATTGTCCTGGTATTTCATCAAAGGTGCACCGCGCAGTTGCACAAAAGGGCGTGCCCAGAAAGGCACATCGCCCAGAGCATACAAACTCCCATAGCGCATTCCTACCATCAATTTTTCCGATGTTGGAAAATATCCAAGAATATCAGTTCCAAGCCGACCATAGATTCCTTCACCTCCAAACCAGGGATCGCTGTAGGTAGTTGTGAAATTGATAAAGAACCCCTTCTTTGGGGAAAAAACATTGTTACGCGAATCGTAATTGAGTATGATTGAGGCTTCACTTAGTGTTGAACTGAACTCTAAACCATTAAACTCAGACAGGCTCAAGGAATCGCCCAAGGTGTTGTCGGTCGAAAAAAAAATATACTTGCCCCCGGCAAAAAAATCAGAGTTGCCTATTCTGCCCTTTAACTGCTGGAACACCAACCATGAATTGAGATTTAAATTAATCGATTCGTCTTTTAATATTTCCAATCTTCCTGAACCATAATACCCCAGGTTGGCATCAATTTTCGCAATTGCCCCCATGTAGCGGAGCCTGTCTTGTTTCCAATAGCCAATATGAAAAAGACCAAAGCCCCATGTTCCATTTTCGGTTACTGCGCCAAGAATACCAGACATGGAGGGTGGTCCTTGCTTTTCGGTGTAAGACGAATGGAAGAATACAGCCGCACCAGCCACACCATACCCCATAGCCGGCTCAGTAATAATCGAGGGTATTATCAATAAGCCTTTTTTCTGTACGAGCCAATCGCTCATATCGATAGCATGATCGAGGCTGTCGCGATAGGAAGATACTTTTTTTGCAGGTTCCTGGCCTAGGATAGGAATGCTAGCTACAAGAAACACTGAACATATCGCAAATATTATACTTCTTCTCATTGGTAGATGGTAAACCACTTTCTCAGTTTGTAAGCAATCATATTAAATCTGAAAAAAGAAAATTACTTTTCACCATTTCTTTCTTCAAGCACTTCCTGCCAGCGCATGTAAAAATTATCCTTTTTCCGGTCGGTCGAAATTAAAATATTATAAGGGGTTGCGCCCCGTGGTGTTTTCATTTTCCGGTCCTTCTCTTTCATGTTCATAATAGTCTCGACATAGGTACGGTTATGCGACAGGGTTTGCATGACCCCCCGGGTATAACCAAAATAATAGTAATTGCGCCGGTCGAGCTGAAGGTAAAGGTCCATAATATCGCCACTGCGTACAATGCGCAATTCAAAAAAACCATCCACTTTCTTATTGACCTGGATGCCATTGATACTTCCTATGCCAATTTTCCCTACCGACTGATAGGAATTTGTGTTGTCGTTCCAAACCAGGTTCAGGTCATTCAACAAAATGGTGTGCTTTAATTCGTTTGGTAAGAATTTCACAGTTCCAAACAGATTTAACTCATCCTGTATCTGTTTGGCCTTCTCCTCTCCTACCCATGCATTGGTCGATTTAACTATTAATGGACTGCTGAGGTTTACTGCATCGAGGTTAGGAAAACTGTCAATCTCAGTACCCATCAGGTTAATCATCGATTCATCTATAAAAAAATCGATGCCCATTACCAGGTTGATTTCGGTTTTTTGCTCGTCGAGCTCGTGGCTGATGCTGCCATAATTGGTCAATTGCACCATGCCCAAGTCGTTTCCAAGCTTTACTTTTCCTTCGCCATACAGTTCACAACGCTCGCGGTGAAAACTAAGATAGTCTTCGCTCAGGCTAAAATCGCTGATTTTTTCTTTTGAGCCAATTTTATACATCTCCCGGGCTTTGTCGTAATAGAGGTAGCCTTGGGGTTGAATAAGAGGGTTATCGCTGTACGATTTTCGGGCCGACAAAAATGCCGGGTACATGTGTACAGAATCGTAATACACCAAAAATGAATTAAAAAGCTTGGTGCCGTTTACATCGACAGGAGCAGCATCGACAGGAATATAAATACTGTTCGGATCGATAGTCGATTCGAAGGCAAGCCAGGCTGTTTTGAGCTTGTCGCAGCCATGTTCAATGTTCACTGCTCCATCGAAGGTAAGCAGTGAATCGTTGGCAAAAAGCCGCACTTTTCCCTGATACTGATACACGGGGCTAAGTCTGAAATTGGCTACCTCAAAAATTTCGCCGGTAGCAATGGTGCGATGGTTAGTGTCGGATTTTACTTCGCTGAAATGAATAATCTGCACGTCGCCGTTCTCATCGACATAATTGTAGTTGGCCAGTCCTGAGTATTTTTTTCGACCCGCCACCGAAATGGTAGCCGTATGCAAGCGATGGTATTGTGTGCTGCTGTCTGCTTTTAGCCAGGCATTTTCAAGGGTACGTAACCTGTAATCGGGATTTACTGTTAACAGGCCATCTTTTGGATAAATTCTGGCATCGGCCACTTCGATAAATTTTACCCCCGTGGCATTGATCAGGTTATTCTGGTAATCGTAATAGGCCAGCGGAGATACAAAATTGAGTGAATCTTGCTTTGGGTCGGTAGAAATAAACCGGGGCCCTTCAGGTTCGGCATCTTCCAGGGTATAATCCGGTATTGTGGGAGTGGCTTGCGAACCCATCGCCAATTCCTTTTTCGCCATATCCCAAATAAAATAATCGATGTAGCTGATGTACCTGTTCT
It contains:
- a CDS encoding caspase family protein, whose protein sequence is MQSFPQINDLFLKVRNRTTILLFSLLLAASILAGGIDIDPSTFSMNGYPCGSSFLPGEKVLLGFNAHDYSYSGTEDEFEYYVFRITQIVAIDASVGLNAVNNKKDVLTIQSALSALSYYKGPQDAEVSQSLIEAIKQFQHSLQIQNPDGRIDPDGNTLKHLKVPPYYAIKLARDYKEARIDYQFNHEMELILPSRTGTFRLEYNRIGLFRPFVLGVKLSDINIQLNQQAIKEIETHATQYSYSFATLCMFNIHSNTIDTDNSLKVYLRVNNEMPAGNGQFQGGVSPKPLALSWFARNMEGRKDILFRYKLFPIDNDWSPWTSELEVSYFFIPAGSHQFMLECRYLENQEIKTTPVVQYNFFLSTPMVASPEAYVAPIAEPGVEYIDKGDIRRVSASSAEVIANVYDKSVALLIGVETFSDPTLGALPYTKNDISNLEKTLRAQKFSIEKPSSDSRSDILAAIRKTLSSAGKNDRVVIYISSHGIVDNINPSKGYLVTSDCSQMKPDDCLSISAIEELIEGSKNNTKHVLLILDACFSGLGVIDKSATGGAIKTVATKEGTHILTAGMNDQVAKMYHTIEQSVFTYFLIMGLTNQTADYTKDGIITLTELLVYVQYNVANYTGAKQTPMLGRISGSGEMIFE
- a CDS encoding IS701 family transposase, producing the protein MRNIERISEDLGANYHQMQHFITESNWDHRVLINQVAQEVSQVLPKRKLTGLIIDESGWVKKGDHSVGVGHQYCGNVGKLSNSQVAVFACLSNGDFASMVDARLYLPKAWCDDKTRCEKAGVPVKHRTFKTKLELALEIIRQQVTNGIIFDFIGGDGYYGNDVDFASSIDLLGYLYMLDIHKDQKIYLERPDLAIPERKSNKGREPKKLKATTDELSVSKYLQTLNDENWQRISVRNTAKGVLVADYHFIKLWIINNSKMQVEQRLLVIRKTKTKEGKDEIKYSFTNANLEQYTKKAIAYMQAQRYFVEHCIKESKQILGLDQFQTRKWLAWQHQVALNFLVSSFILKEKLHCFDDLPLLSARDIKEFITFKLYKQMTEEQMIDRIYDRHLKRQRDINYSYSKL
- a CDS encoding BamA/TamA family outer membrane protein; translated protein: MRRSIIFAICSVFLVASIPILGQEPAKKVSSYRDSLDHAIDMSDWLVQKKGLLIIPSIITEPAMGYGVAGAAVFFHSSYTEKQGPPSMSGILGAVTENGTWGFGLFHIGYWKQDRLRYMGAIAKIDANLGYYGSGRLEILKDESINLNLNSWLVFQQLKGRIGNSDFFAGGKYIFFSTDNTLGDSLSLSEFNGLEFSSTLSEASIILNYDSRNNVFSPKKGFFINFTTTYSDPWFGGEGIYGRLGTDILGYFPTSEKLMVGMRYGSLYALGDVPFWARPFVQLRGAPLMKYQDNAVTLFETEVNWNFYKRWDLVGFTGMGNAFSSYSEFENGKSVHTLGMGFRYLLMRKLGAKMGVDVAMSQDDFAVYIVFGNAWLR